From the genome of Leptotrichia sp. HSP-342:
AGAAGGCTGTGATGAATGCTCCAGCGGATACAGCGGCAGAATTTCGATAAATGAACTGCTTGTACTAAATCAGGATGTGCGAAATATTTTGAAAGAAGACAATCATCTTGGCTCTGAAACAAAAAATAAATTAAAAATGCTGAATCAAAAGTACCAAAATCAGAAATGCTTTATTGATTTTATGGAAGATGCAGATGAAAAAATTGAGAAAAAACTGATTTTTGAAAGGGAAAAAACTAGTATTATTTTTTAACAAAAAAACCTTATGGGATTTTATACTCATAAGGTTTTTATAATTCTCATTTATTAATTTTTATTTCTAATCTATGATTATGAAATTATGTTATTTTTTTCTTTATCACTCATACTAAACTCCATTTATAGTGCATGACAAGCGCATGAAAAAAATCTAAAAGAATTGTTAATATATAGTAAAACCTGTTTAAAACTGAACTAATTTATTAAATAAAACAGAAGTAACTGCTTCTTCTAGTGTATTAAAATTATAGGCTATGCCTTTTAATTTTTTCTTCATATTAGCCCATAATTTTTCTATTGGATTTAAATCCGGTGAATATGGCGGAAGAAATAATAGACAATGCCCGTCCCCTTTATTATCTTTTCTAATATATTCTTTCTGTGAAATCTCGCATTATCCATCACTATTAGAACTTTCTTCCCTAATTTTTCAATATCTCTTAGAAGTATTTCCCTGAACCATTCTTCAAAAAATTCACTTTCCATTGTTTCCCTGTATATCATACTTCCTATCAGTGCATTCCCTATTTTTCCAGCAACCAGATTTATTCTTGAATATCTTAATCCTCTTTTCTTCCCTTCAATAGATATTCCCCTTTTACTCCAGTCGTATTCACGGTAGTAATATTCGTCAAAGCCTATTTCATCAATATAGATTATTTCTCTGCCTGAACCTGCTTCTGATAATTTTTTTAAATATCTATTTACTTTTTTCTCGTCCTGCTCCCTGTATTTTGTCTGTTTTTTTCTTGTGTATCCTGATTTTTTTAGTGCTACTCTCACTGTCTCCTTTCCACAGCCAAAATCTTTTGCTATTTCACGGATGTATTTATCTGCATTCTCTGGATTTTTAATATATTCATCAAGTTTTTCAGGATCAAGCACCTTAAATTTTCTTTTCCGTGTTCTTGATGAAAGATCTCCTGTTTCATTCTTAAGTTTTATCCATCCGTACAATGTGCTGGAACTTATGTTGAAATGAAATAATGTTTTTGTTTTTCCATTTTCGTAATAAAAATTTAAAATTCTTTTTCTATAATCTTTTTCATATGCCATAAAGTCATTATACCATATTTTTAGGTCGGTTTTGTATAAGTTTCACTATAAAAATAGTCTTTTAAATTTTGTATAAAAAAAGGAATTTTTCTAATCATGATAATTAGAAAGTTATTCCTTTTGAAGTTTATTAATATTTTAGTTGTGAATAGACTTCATATCCTTTAAGAAATTCTCGTCCTTTTAAATCTGATAATTCTATCATAAACGCTAATTCATATACTTCTGCTTCTAATTTTTCTACTAATTGAACCATTGCTTTGGCGGTTCCTCCTGTAGCTAGCAAATCATCAACAATCAATATTTTCGAATTTTTTTCAAAAGCATCTTTATGGATTTCTATACTATTTTTACCATATTCCAAAGAATACTCTACACTTTCAACTTCTGCAGGTAATTTTCCAGGCTTTCTTGCAGGAACAAATCCTGCTCCAATATTATAAGCTATTGCAGCTCCGAAAATAAATCCCCTCGCATCAGCTCCTACTACATAGTCTATTCCTTTATTCTTGTATCTGTCTGTAAAATCCTTTATGATGATTTTCAGCCCTTCTTTATCTTTTAACGCTGTTGTAATATCTCTAAAAATTACTCCTTTTTCTGGAAAATCTTCTACTGAACGGATTAATTTTTCTATTTTTTCTTTTTCTTCTATTTTCATTTTTTCTTCTTCCTCTTTTCTACAATTATATAATTAACGATAATTCTGTGTGCAACTATACTTATGAATTTTTGATTCGTATTGTTTGAATTAATTTAATTTTTAATAAATTTAAGATATAACAGTATTTCATAAATCAAAAACAATTTTACTGACACAAATGTTATTATTTTCAAAAACCAATAGTTATCATCTTTATTGTTTTTATCAAAATATTAAATACATAAAATTTATGATTCAGTGATTTATTTAACTTATGATACAACTAATAAACTACATATAAATATTTCTTAATTAATCATTCCATAAACTTCCTAAATCAGTTCTTATTTTTTCATTATTCATTAGTTTTAATAAATTTTCCTTAATATTTGGATAAATTATCATTGTTTCCAATTCTTCTTTTGTTACAAATTTCAAATCTATCAAGACTGCTTCTTCTCCTAATTTTATGATACTATCATTTTTATTATTACGGTGTATTTTATAAAACAGATTTAAAACATGACGTTTCTTATCTGGGGAAATTGTTTCTGAAAAGAACAGAAATTCATCAACTTCTATATCCATATTTGTTTCTTCCTTATATTCACGAATTAAAGCTTCTTTTGTAGTTTCGCCCCAATCATTTCCACCGCCAGGAATAAGCCAGTATTTTTTGTCATTTTTGTGATGTTGGATTAGCAGGATTTTATTATCTTCGATAAGAATTCCTGCCACACGTATTCGTGGTCTAACTTCTTCCATTTTTTCTCCTTATTCTTCCTTTTCTTCCTCCTGATCAATAATAATCGCTCTTATTCTTTCAACACGTTTATTATCCATATCAGTCACTTTTAATATAAATTTATCACCTTTTACCTGATCAAAAACATCAGCGACTTTTCCAAGTTTATCTTGAATGTATCCTGAGATTGTATCGTATTCTTCAGATAAAGGAATTTCTATATTCAATTTATCGTTTACTTCCTCAATAGGGGTGTCTCCTTTTATATCAAATATTTTTTCACGAATTTGCTGAATATTTTCTTCTTCCTGATCAAATTCATCTCTTATTTCTCCAACAATTTCCTCCAGCAAATCTTCAATTGTTACAATTCCCTGTGTTCCTCCATATTCATCAATAACTATTGCCATATGAAGCTGCTTTAACTTGAATTCCTCTAGCAGTTCAATCAAAGATTTTGTGATTGGAACAAAATAGGCTTCTTTCATAAAATCCTTTATTAGAGGATTTTCTCCAGTTTGCTTATCGTAACGGAGTAAATCTTTCATATGGACTGTTCCTACTATTTTGTCGATTGTTTCTGTGTAAATTGGGATACGTGTGAATCCTTGATCTAAAATTTCATCCCATACATCGTCTATTTTGCTTTCTGCTTCCAATGCAAATACATCTCTTCGTGGAGTAAGTATTTCCTTGACTGTTGTTTCGGAAAATTCAAAAATACTGGTAATCATTTCCTCTTCGCCTTCTTCAAATACACCGCTTTCTGTTCCCGCCTTTAAAAATGTTAAAATTTCATCTTCTGTTATTTCAAACATTTGATCTTTTACCTTTATCTTGAATATTCCAACAATAAATCTTGAAATATGTATAAATAAGCGAATTAACGGTTTTAATACAATTCGTATTGTATTTAACGGAATTATTAATGTTCTAGAAACTCCGTAGATGTTGTTTCTTGCTATCAGCCTCGGTACCATTTCAGAAAATATCAGGATAAGAACAATTAACACAAAAAATGAAATTCCTACAAAAAGATTTTCTGCATAAATTCTTTTTATTAAGTAAACTCCTGTAAAAACCATTGAAGAATAAGAGATTGTCTTCACAAACAGAAGTGTTGTAAGTAATTCATTCGGATTTTCCAGCCAAAGCTTTAAAAGTTCGCTTTCCTTTGTTTTCTCCTTTTCTTTTGAATCACTTTTTAAATGTATCTGCTTAAGCGATGATAATGCTGACTCTGCAGCTGATAAAAACGATGTAAAAAACAATAAAACCAATAATAGAACAATATCTAACAAAATCCTCTTCTCTTCCAAATTTTATCCCTTCTTTATTTTTTATTTTTATAAAAATTATTCAATAATCATTAATGTCTGACCTTTTTTTATACTATCCTTGTCTTTAACAAGTATTTTTTTTACTTTTCCTGCAACTGTTGATTTTACTTCATTCATAAGTTTCATTGCCTCTACTATACAAAGTGTCTGTCCTTCTGTAACGGAATCTCCTTCTTTTACAAACGGAGATGCTGTTGGCGATGGTGATGCATAAAAAGTACCAACCATTGGGGACGTGATTTGTGTTCCTGAAATTTCTTCAGAAGATGCTTCCTGTACTGGTGCAGGAGAAGATGTTTCTTGCGGTTGTACTTCCTGTGGAATATTTGATGGTGCTGTAGCCATAGGCTGAGCTAGTGCGCTATTTACTATGATATTTCTTTCTTTCCTTTTCTTAGTCAATGAAACTTCAAAATTATTATCTTCATATTTTACTGATTCAATTTTGTTTTCGTTCATACTTTTGGCTAATTTTTCAATAAATTTAATTTTATCTTTCATTAATTTTCTCACTTTCTTTTTTAATTTAATTAATCTTATTTATTCATTTTTTGATTGTATGATTTAAATGTATTCTTTATTAGCATTGCAATTGTCATCGGACCAACACCACCGGGAACTGGAGTAATGAAAGAGGCTTTTTTAGAAACTTCCTCAAAATCCACATCTCCACACAGTTTCCCATCTACACGGTTTATTCCAACATCAATTACAACGACACCTTCCTTTACATCAGTTGTTTTTACTAATTTTGGATAACCTGCGGCTGCTATTACTACATCGGCTCTTTGTAATTTTTCAGATAGATTTTTTGTTTTTGAATTACAAGTTTGAACCGTTGCGTGCTTTCGCATTAATAAAAGTGTCATTGGTTTTCCCACAATATTACTTTGTCCAATCACAAGGACATCTTTTCCTTTCAAATCAATATTATATTCTTCAAACATCTGAATCACTCCAGCTGGTGTGCAAGGTAAAAATCCTGATTTATCTCCAATCATCATTTTACCAATGTTTGTCGTATGAAATCCATCAACATCCTTTTCGGCTGAAATTGCATTTATAATATTTAATTCATCAATATGTTCAGGAAGTGGTAATTGTACCAAAATTCCGTCTACATTGTTGTTATTATTTAATTTTTTTATTTCTGAAAGTAAATTTTCTTCTGTAATATTTTCATCAAGTCTAATTGTTTCAGAATGAAATCCGACTCTTTCACAAGCTTTTATTTTATTTCTTACATAAATTTGTGAAGCAGGATTGTCTCCTACTATAATTACCGCAAGTCCAGCTTTTCTGCCAACTTTTTTTTCCAGTTCACTATGCTCCTGTTCAATTTCTCTCAAAATCTTTTCTGAAAGTGCCTTTCCATCAATTA
Proteins encoded in this window:
- the folD gene encoding bifunctional methylenetetrahydrofolate dehydrogenase/methenyltetrahydrofolate cyclohydrolase FolD, whose amino-acid sequence is MTIIDGKALSEKILREIEQEHSELEKKVGRKAGLAVIIVGDNPASQIYVRNKIKACERVGFHSETIRLDENITEENLLSEIKKLNNNNNVDGILVQLPLPEHIDELNIINAISAEKDVDGFHTTNIGKMMIGDKSGFLPCTPAGVIQMFEEYNIDLKGKDVLVIGQSNIVGKPMTLLLMRKHATVQTCNSKTKNLSEKLQRADVVIAAAGYPKLVKTTDVKEGVVVIDVGINRVDGKLCGDVDFEEVSKKASFITPVPGGVGPMTIAMLIKNTFKSYNQKMNK
- a CDS encoding hemolysin family protein, encoding MEEKRILLDIVLLLVLLFFTSFLSAAESALSSLKQIHLKSDSKEKEKTKESELLKLWLENPNELLTTLLFVKTISYSSMVFTGVYLIKRIYAENLFVGISFFVLIVLILIFSEMVPRLIARNNIYGVSRTLIIPLNTIRIVLKPLIRLFIHISRFIVGIFKIKVKDQMFEITEDEILTFLKAGTESGVFEEGEEEMITSIFEFSETTVKEILTPRRDVFALEAESKIDDVWDEILDQGFTRIPIYTETIDKIVGTVHMKDLLRYDKQTGENPLIKDFMKEAYFVPITKSLIELLEEFKLKQLHMAIVIDEYGGTQGIVTIEDLLEEIVGEIRDEFDQEEENIQQIREKIFDIKGDTPIEEVNDKLNIEIPLSEEYDTISGYIQDKLGKVADVFDQVKGDKFILKVTDMDNKRVERIRAIIIDQEEEKEE
- the accB gene encoding acetyl-CoA carboxylase biotin carboxyl carrier protein, which produces MKDKIKFIEKLAKSMNENKIESVKYEDNNFEVSLTKKRKERNIIVNSALAQPMATAPSNIPQEVQPQETSSPAPVQEASSEEISGTQITSPMVGTFYASPSPTASPFVKEGDSVTEGQTLCIVEAMKLMNEVKSTVAGKVKKILVKDKDSIKKGQTLMIIE
- a CDS encoding NUDIX domain-containing protein produces the protein MEEVRPRIRVAGILIEDNKILLIQHHKNDKKYWLIPGGGNDWGETTKEALIREYKEETNMDIEVDEFLFFSETISPDKKRHVLNLFYKIHRNNKNDSIIKLGEEAVLIDLKFVTKEELETMIIYPNIKENLLKLMNNEKIRTDLGSLWND
- a CDS encoding adenine phosphoribosyltransferase, whose protein sequence is MKIEEKEKIEKLIRSVEDFPEKGVIFRDITTALKDKEGLKIIIKDFTDRYKNKGIDYVVGADARGFIFGAAIAYNIGAGFVPARKPGKLPAEVESVEYSLEYGKNSIEIHKDAFEKNSKILIVDDLLATGGTAKAMVQLVEKLEAEVYELAFMIELSDLKGREFLKGYEVYSQLKY